One genomic window of Candidatus Eisenbacteria bacterium includes the following:
- a CDS encoding cobalamin B12-binding domain-containing protein yields the protein MPPPPCTELAQAVVEGNVAAARRLAREWGEAGGEPLRAIEEGFAPGIRRVGELWEEGEYFLPELIQGAEAMKAAMEALGPWMAAAHVGQPRKGCVVIGTIQGDLHDIGKSLVATMLTAHGFEVHDLGSDVPVAAFVDAARTRRADIVAVSALLTTTMGLQREVADAVRAAGLGWPVRILVGGAPTGPAWAAEIGAHHAENALRAVAMAESLVS from the coding sequence ATGCCGCCGCCACCGTGTACCGAGCTCGCACAGGCTGTCGTGGAGGGAAACGTCGCCGCCGCGCGCCGGCTGGCGCGGGAGTGGGGTGAAGCGGGGGGGGAGCCGCTGCGCGCGATCGAGGAAGGCTTCGCCCCCGGCATCCGGCGCGTCGGGGAGCTGTGGGAGGAAGGCGAGTACTTCCTCCCGGAGTTGATCCAGGGCGCCGAGGCCATGAAGGCCGCCATGGAGGCGCTGGGCCCGTGGATGGCCGCCGCGCACGTGGGCCAGCCCCGCAAGGGATGCGTGGTGATCGGCACCATCCAGGGCGACCTGCACGACATCGGCAAGAGCCTGGTGGCGACGATGCTCACCGCCCACGGCTTCGAGGTGCACGACCTCGGCAGCGACGTGCCGGTGGCTGCCTTCGTGGATGCGGCGCGCACGCGACGTGCCGACATCGTGGCTGTCTCCGCCCTGCTTACCACCACCATGGGCCTGCAGCGGGAGGTGGCGGACGCGGTCCGGGCGGCGGGGCTGGGCTGGCCGGTCCGGATCCTGGTGGGTGGCGCGCCGACGGGCCCGGCATGGGCCGCGGAGATCGGCGCCCACCACGCGGAGAATGCCCTGCGTGCCGTCGCGATGGCGGAGAGCCTGGTGTCGTGA
- the pip gene encoding prolyl aminopeptidase, whose translation MQADPPVRAAHPLKDPLTWMYPPLEPYRTGRLRVTGPHELHFEECGNPDGIPAVFLHGGPGGGTDPRQRRFFHPGRYRVVLLDQRGCGRSTPHACLEENTTWDLVADLERLREHLGIAKWLVFGGSWGSTLALAYAQRHPEQVTGLVLRGIFLARRHEVDWLYRRGASQVFPDAWEHYLAPIPEAERGDLLRAYHSRLTSPDPEVRLSAAKSFSGWESAVSRLVPAEAFRLPQEEDAVALAMARIEAHFFVNGTYLEGDDQLLRDVPRIRHLPAVIVQGRYDVVCPVDSAWALHRAWPEADLVITPDSGHSAFEPPNSRALVAATDRFAGI comes from the coding sequence ATGCAAGCCGATCCCCCGGTGCGGGCCGCGCACCCGCTGAAGGACCCGCTGACCTGGATGTACCCGCCGCTTGAGCCGTACCGCACCGGCCGGCTCCGGGTCACCGGCCCCCACGAGCTGCACTTCGAGGAGTGCGGCAATCCCGACGGCATCCCCGCGGTGTTCCTGCACGGCGGGCCCGGCGGCGGCACGGATCCGCGCCAGCGCCGGTTCTTCCACCCCGGCAGGTACCGCGTCGTGCTGCTGGACCAGCGCGGCTGCGGCAGGAGCACGCCCCATGCGTGCCTGGAGGAGAACACCACCTGGGACCTGGTGGCCGACCTGGAACGCCTCCGGGAGCACCTGGGCATCGCGAAATGGCTGGTGTTCGGGGGCAGCTGGGGCTCCACGCTGGCTCTCGCCTACGCCCAGCGGCATCCCGAACAGGTCACCGGGCTGGTGCTGCGCGGCATCTTCCTGGCGCGGCGCCACGAGGTGGACTGGCTGTACCGGCGGGGGGCCTCGCAGGTCTTTCCGGACGCCTGGGAGCACTACCTGGCCCCGATCCCGGAGGCCGAACGGGGTGACCTGCTGCGCGCCTACCACTCCCGGCTGACCTCCCCGGACCCGGAAGTGCGGCTCTCCGCAGCGAAGTCCTTCAGCGGCTGGGAGAGCGCCGTCTCGCGCCTGGTGCCCGCGGAGGCGTTCCGGCTGCCCCAGGAGGAGGACGCCGTGGCCCTGGCGATGGCCCGGATCGAGGCGCACTTCTTCGTGAACGGCACCTATCTCGAGGGCGACGACCAGCTGCTGCGGGACGTCCCGCGCATCCGGCACCTCCCTGCGGTGATCGTCCAGGGGCGCTATGACGTGGTGTGCCCGGTGGATAGCGCCTGGGCGCTGCATCGGGCCTGGCCCGAGGCGGACCTGGTCATCACGCCGGACAGCGGTCACAGCGCCTTCGAGCCTCCCAACAGCCGGGCCCTGGTGGCGGCGACCGACCGATTTGCAGGGATTTGA
- a CDS encoding S1 RNA-binding domain-containing protein, with translation MNLLPPVDPDSEIEPVSSDFAKALEEYERGRGTAAVAAGAAADIAVGSRVRGKVVHVGEETVLVDFGGRSEGAAETAQFRADDGTVRVKVGDELDLFVSEAGDQVLLAPSMKADPAVALKQVREAQAAGMPITGKVTGVNTGGLEVDLGGARGFCPLSQVESGYCEDASSYVGRSLEFLVTEVKDGRGGAVLSRRQLLRREEEVQARQMLATLKPGDELDGTVARLEAFGAFVNLGGVDGMVHVSELSHERLGHPREAVQVGQKVRVRVLRLDTGKDGRPRIALSIKATAADPWSEIAPKLAVGTRVQGKVARLADFGAFVTLAPGVDGLVHVSEVALHRVAHVKEVLSPGQVIEAVVREVDLVKKRISLSIREALASELPPARDPVLNEVVEGLVGNVKPFGVFVDLPQFGPRVSGLLPREETGEPRNADLSKAFAIGQPLRVEILEIKEGRIRLGMAASQMPSAAGAAAAEPRGAAPPPSATPSPARGTGGQEAPLTAMALAMKKALEGR, from the coding sequence ATGAACCTGCTTCCTCCCGTCGATCCCGACTCCGAGATTGAACCGGTTTCCTCCGACTTCGCCAAGGCCCTGGAGGAGTACGAGCGCGGCCGCGGCACGGCTGCGGTCGCGGCGGGCGCCGCCGCCGACATCGCCGTGGGCTCCCGGGTGCGTGGCAAGGTGGTGCACGTCGGCGAGGAGACCGTGCTGGTGGACTTCGGCGGGCGCAGCGAAGGCGCGGCGGAGACGGCGCAGTTCCGGGCCGACGACGGCACCGTGCGCGTGAAGGTGGGCGACGAGCTGGACTTGTTCGTGTCCGAAGCCGGCGACCAGGTGCTGCTGGCGCCATCCATGAAGGCCGATCCCGCCGTGGCGCTCAAGCAGGTGCGCGAGGCGCAGGCCGCGGGCATGCCCATCACCGGCAAGGTCACCGGCGTGAACACCGGCGGGCTGGAGGTGGACCTGGGCGGCGCGCGCGGCTTCTGCCCGCTCTCCCAGGTGGAGTCCGGCTACTGCGAGGACGCGTCGAGCTACGTGGGCCGCTCGCTGGAGTTCCTGGTCACCGAGGTGAAGGACGGGCGCGGCGGCGCGGTGCTCTCCCGGCGCCAGCTGCTGCGGCGCGAGGAGGAGGTGCAGGCCCGCCAGATGCTCGCCACCCTCAAGCCCGGCGACGAGCTCGACGGCACGGTGGCCCGGCTGGAGGCCTTCGGCGCCTTCGTGAACCTGGGCGGGGTGGACGGCATGGTGCACGTGTCCGAACTGAGCCACGAACGCCTGGGGCACCCGCGGGAGGCGGTGCAGGTGGGCCAGAAGGTGCGCGTGCGCGTGCTGCGCCTGGACACCGGAAAGGACGGCCGGCCGCGGATCGCGCTCAGCATCAAGGCCACCGCGGCGGACCCGTGGTCCGAGATCGCGCCGAAATTGGCGGTCGGCACCCGGGTGCAGGGAAAGGTGGCCCGCCTGGCGGACTTCGGCGCCTTCGTCACCCTGGCGCCGGGTGTGGACGGGCTGGTGCACGTGTCGGAGGTGGCGCTGCACCGCGTGGCGCACGTGAAGGAAGTGCTCTCGCCCGGGCAGGTGATCGAGGCCGTGGTGCGGGAGGTGGACCTGGTGAAGAAGCGCATCTCGCTGTCCATCCGCGAGGCGCTGGCCTCCGAGTTGCCCCCCGCGCGCGATCCGGTGCTGAACGAGGTGGTGGAGGGCCTGGTGGGCAACGTGAAGCCCTTCGGCGTATTCGTGGACCTGCCGCAGTTCGGCCCGCGTGTGAGCGGCCTGCTGCCGCGCGAGGAGACCGGCGAGCCGCGCAACGCCGACCTGTCGAAGGCGTTCGCGATCGGCCAGCCGCTGCGCGTGGAGATCCTCGAGATCAAGGAAGGCAGGATCCGCCTCGGCATGGCCGCGTCGCAGATGCCGTCTGCGGCGGGCGCGGCGGCCGCGGAACCGCGCGGAGCCGCGCCGCCGCCATCCGCCACGCCTTCCCCGGCCCGGGGAACCGGGGGGCAGGAGGCTCCGCTGACCGCGATGGCGCTGGCGATGAAGAAGGCGCTGGAAGGCAGGTAG
- a CDS encoding homocysteine S-methyltransferase family protein, whose protein sequence is MSPFLDRLARGPCLLLDGGLGSELIARGLPPGAPPDLWTLERPEEILAVHRAYVESGSDVVHANTFGANAARLACFGLLERRAEVNRAAVRLARESGASLVVADIGPTGEYLPPVGHGDPARWRAHFLEQARILSDAGVDAFHVETMSDLREALVALEALREAAPGVPAMVSLTFDRKKRGFFTLMGDAAVASLARLREAGADAVGANCTLASGDMRDLALEAAAAGLAPLVFQPNAGQPERLAHGVRYAQEPDRFAAEMAPLAGVAGVAALGGCCGTDPRFIAALRARLDVIAAGPASPGRAGSVEGTA, encoded by the coding sequence ATGAGCCCCTTCCTCGACCGCCTCGCCCGGGGACCGTGCCTGCTGCTGGATGGCGGCTTGGGCAGCGAGCTCATCGCCCGGGGCCTGCCTCCGGGCGCGCCCCCCGACCTGTGGACCCTCGAACGCCCCGAAGAGATCCTCGCCGTCCACCGCGCGTACGTGGAATCCGGCAGCGACGTCGTCCATGCGAACACCTTTGGCGCCAATGCGGCCCGGCTCGCGTGCTTCGGCCTGCTGGAGCGGCGGGCCGAGGTGAACCGCGCGGCCGTCCGGCTGGCCCGCGAATCGGGCGCCTCCCTGGTGGTGGCCGACATCGGGCCCACGGGGGAGTACCTGCCGCCCGTGGGCCACGGCGATCCCGCGCGCTGGCGCGCGCACTTCCTGGAGCAGGCCCGCATCCTGTCGGATGCCGGCGTGGACGCCTTCCACGTGGAGACCATGAGCGACCTGCGCGAAGCCCTGGTGGCGCTCGAGGCGCTGCGCGAGGCGGCCCCCGGGGTTCCGGCCATGGTCTCGCTGACCTTCGATCGCAAGAAGCGGGGCTTCTTCACCCTGATGGGCGACGCCGCGGTGGCTTCCCTGGCCCGGTTGCGCGAGGCGGGGGCGGACGCCGTGGGCGCCAACTGCACCCTGGCGAGCGGCGACATGCGCGACCTGGCGCTGGAGGCCGCCGCCGCGGGGCTGGCCCCGCTGGTGTTCCAGCCCAACGCGGGGCAGCCGGAGCGGCTGGCGCACGGGGTGCGCTACGCCCAGGAGCCGGACCGGTTCGCGGCGGAGATGGCCCCGCTGGCGGGGGTCGCGGGCGTGGCGGCACTGGGCGGATGTTGCGGGACGGACCCGCGCTTCATCGCGGCGCTGCGCGCCAGGCTGGACGTGATTGCGGCGGGCCCGGCATCGCCGGGCCGCGCGGGAAGTGTGGAGGGCACCGCATGA
- a CDS encoding serine/threonine protein kinase, whose protein sequence is MSLDPRKPDRGNVPRGPEPASEFDRTLATGPDLAASSGASPEDVPDRTISVGGSGPAVPERTITVGATVSASPGADPGLAGETVGRYRILGKLGEGGMGIVYEAEQQNPRRHVALKVVRGGHFVDESTVRMFQREADTLARLRHPNIGAIYESGRTDDGQHFFAMELVRGENMDVYLGRRPKAVSQDEIRFRLALFRRIAEAVHYAHQRGVIHRDLKPSNIIVTDETASEGTVVSSTGVRTPEVKILDFGLARITEGDVQMSQVTEVGVIKGTLPYMSPEQARGSGELIDVRTDVYALGVILYEMLTGSKPYDVGRGSLVEAVRVICEEAPKSLRLTMSGGRRLDPDIETIVGKALEKDVEHRYASAAAMAEDVDRYLSSQPILARPPSTLYQLQKFARRNRALVAGVAATFVVLVAGVVVSSLQAVRATRAEDLAKSRMSRALSAEALAKSRQKESEQARLLAERHQVEAEHERASALAARSAAERSRSAAVKARAAAESARESAETARAAEAAQRAAAEASGERARTEAAKATAINRFLQDMLATADPWAGEGGRVTLDAALQKAQGKIGTTFQAQPEVDFAVRRTVASAFEGVGRFAQAESLLSGGIERLSKEPDAPPGILAGFQRELGGTLLRAGEYDRAELQIREALRLQALAGSLTSDTMVSTLNQQAVAMAYRGRYTQADSVVRVAGDILRREGRERGPAAPGVLSTQAYLATNWKEDYQAADRLYQSQYDVLRSLLGDHAMETSDVLEELATNRVRLNDFTAADSLFRQALEIKRAALGDDHPLVAHLLENRGNVLMRSGRMDETLETLRRVLGIRQHGLGPESVPVGRTWTNLGSVYTRAGRLAEAEDAFTRGIGILRHGLGEQHPDLAAALRDRTTLQVQQGRMKDAEKSMREALAIRVGHSPPGSPAVTGYQFALAAILKDRRDFSGAEAILLQARAQADSARGSKDPAVAKATEALVELYTAWKKPEALATWRAVQGGQAPPAARGTN, encoded by the coding sequence ATGTCCCTCGACCCCCGCAAGCCCGACCGCGGCAACGTCCCGCGCGGCCCGGAACCCGCCAGCGAGTTCGATCGCACGCTGGCCACCGGCCCCGACCTCGCCGCCTCGTCCGGCGCGTCCCCGGAGGACGTGCCGGACCGCACGATTTCCGTGGGAGGCTCGGGCCCCGCGGTGCCCGAGCGCACCATCACCGTGGGCGCCACCGTCTCGGCGTCGCCCGGCGCCGACCCGGGCCTCGCGGGGGAGACGGTCGGGCGCTACCGCATCCTCGGCAAGCTGGGCGAGGGCGGCATGGGGATCGTGTACGAGGCCGAGCAGCAGAATCCGCGGCGGCACGTGGCGCTGAAGGTGGTCCGAGGCGGGCACTTCGTGGACGAGTCCACGGTGCGCATGTTCCAGCGCGAGGCGGACACGCTGGCGCGGCTGCGCCACCCCAACATCGGCGCCATCTACGAGTCGGGCCGCACCGACGACGGCCAGCACTTCTTCGCCATGGAGCTGGTGCGCGGCGAGAACATGGACGTCTACCTGGGCAGGCGCCCGAAGGCGGTCTCCCAGGACGAGATCCGCTTCCGGCTGGCGCTGTTCCGGCGCATCGCCGAGGCGGTGCACTACGCGCACCAGCGCGGCGTCATCCACCGGGACCTGAAGCCCTCCAACATCATCGTCACCGACGAGACCGCCTCCGAGGGCACCGTGGTCAGTTCCACGGGGGTGCGCACCCCCGAGGTCAAGATCCTGGACTTCGGCCTGGCGCGGATCACCGAGGGCGACGTGCAGATGTCGCAGGTGACCGAGGTGGGCGTGATCAAGGGCACGCTGCCGTACATGTCCCCCGAGCAGGCGCGCGGCAGCGGCGAGCTGATTGACGTGCGCACCGACGTGTACGCGCTGGGCGTGATCCTCTACGAGATGCTCACCGGCTCGAAGCCCTACGACGTGGGCCGCGGATCGCTGGTCGAGGCGGTGCGCGTGATCTGCGAGGAGGCCCCGAAGTCGCTGCGCCTGACCATGTCGGGCGGGCGCCGCCTGGACCCCGACATCGAGACCATCGTGGGCAAGGCGCTGGAGAAGGACGTGGAGCACCGCTACGCCAGCGCCGCGGCGATGGCCGAGGATGTGGACCGCTACCTTTCCTCCCAGCCCATCCTGGCCCGGCCGCCCAGCACGCTGTACCAGCTCCAGAAGTTCGCGCGCCGCAACCGGGCGCTGGTGGCGGGTGTGGCCGCCACGTTCGTGGTGCTGGTGGCGGGCGTGGTGGTGAGCTCGCTGCAGGCGGTGCGCGCCACCCGGGCGGAGGACCTGGCCAAGTCGCGCATGTCCCGGGCGCTGTCGGCCGAGGCGCTGGCGAAGTCCCGCCAGAAGGAATCGGAGCAGGCGCGGCTGCTGGCCGAGCGGCACCAGGTGGAGGCCGAGCACGAGCGGGCCAGCGCGCTGGCGGCCCGCTCGGCCGCGGAACGCTCCCGCTCGGCCGCGGTGAAGGCCCGCGCCGCCGCCGAGTCCGCGCGCGAGTCGGCCGAGACGGCGCGCGCCGCCGAGGCGGCCCAGCGCGCCGCGGCCGAGGCCAGCGGGGAGCGCGCCCGCACCGAGGCGGCCAAGGCGACCGCCATCAACCGGTTCCTGCAGGACATGCTGGCCACCGCCGACCCGTGGGCCGGGGAGGGTGGCCGCGTGACGCTCGACGCGGCGCTGCAGAAGGCCCAGGGCAAGATCGGCACCACCTTCCAGGCCCAGCCGGAGGTGGACTTCGCGGTGCGCCGCACGGTGGCCTCCGCATTCGAAGGCGTGGGACGCTTCGCGCAGGCCGAGTCGCTGCTGAGCGGCGGCATCGAGCGGCTCTCGAAGGAGCCGGACGCGCCTCCGGGGATCCTCGCGGGCTTCCAGAGGGAGCTGGGCGGCACGCTGCTGCGGGCGGGCGAATACGACCGCGCCGAATTGCAGATCCGGGAGGCGCTGCGCCTCCAGGCGCTGGCCGGCAGTCTTACCAGCGACACCATGGTGTCCACGCTGAACCAGCAGGCGGTGGCGATGGCCTACCGGGGACGTTATACCCAGGCCGACTCGGTGGTGCGCGTGGCGGGCGACATCCTGCGCCGCGAGGGCCGCGAGCGCGGCCCCGCCGCGCCGGGGGTGCTGTCCACGCAGGCTTACCTCGCCACCAACTGGAAGGAGGACTACCAGGCCGCCGACCGGCTATACCAGTCGCAGTACGACGTGCTGCGATCTCTGCTCGGCGACCACGCGATGGAGACCTCGGACGTGCTGGAGGAGCTGGCCACCAACCGGGTGCGTCTGAACGACTTCACCGCGGCCGATTCGCTCTTCCGCCAGGCGCTGGAAATCAAGCGCGCCGCGCTGGGGGACGATCATCCACTGGTGGCGCACCTGCTGGAGAACCGTGGCAACGTGCTGATGCGCTCGGGACGCATGGACGAGACCCTGGAGACGCTGCGGCGCGTGCTGGGCATCCGCCAGCACGGGCTGGGACCGGAGAGCGTGCCGGTGGGCCGCACCTGGACCAACCTCGGCTCGGTGTACACCCGCGCGGGCCGCCTGGCGGAGGCCGAGGACGCCTTCACCCGCGGCATCGGCATCCTGCGCCACGGCCTGGGCGAGCAACACCCCGACCTGGCCGCGGCGCTGCGGGACCGCACCACCCTGCAGGTGCAGCAGGGCCGGATGAAGGACGCGGAGAAGTCCATGCGCGAAGCCCTGGCGATCCGCGTCGGGCACAGCCCCCCGGGCAGCCCCGCGGTGACCGGGTACCAGTTCGCGCTGGCCGCGATCCTGAAGGACCGCAGGGACTTCTCCGGGGCGGAGGCGATCCTGCTGCAGGCCCGGGCGCAGGCCGACTCGGCGCGCGGGTCGAAGGATCCGGCGGTGGCGAAGGCCACCGAGGCGCTCGTGGAACTGTACACCGCCTGGAAGAAGCCCGAAGCCCTGGCCACCTGGCGCGCCGTGCAGGGCGGGCAGGCGCCGCCGGCGGCCAGGGGAACCAACTGA
- a CDS encoding trimethylamine methyltransferase family protein → MSARTLEVPLKREDVLHFLGYRGRGAPAAWIEAGLGPAMEDARALIAPRGVSVSPPAEAVLALGLQPRVGARLELGLVTVGPALGKRVVELLERGEPTRALLLDASGSAAVEEAADALEGTLHPGPVPRRFSPGYGDWPLEAQRGLFPLLPHAELGVQLLPSCLMSPHKSISFAVWVGGEEPRGVPSECRGSRCASCGWTTCPYRHDAPPEGQPGGGTGDEDGGNVMSESLRPKLTLFPEAEPARIVEEGCRVLETVGVRVENDAGRRLLSGAGARETNGRHHIPETLVRASLAGAPGRLALHDVRGGLACDLGGDRVHFDPGSAAIHVLDAGTGRRREATTADVIRLVQLVDRLPLYAAQSTALLPSDVPRELGDRFRLYLALRHGSKPVITGTFLKDGFAPMRDMLAVVRGGAAELAARPLAVFDCCPSPPLKWSDLTCQSLLDCARSGIPAELISMPLTGATSPVTLREAVVQHCAESLSGVVLHQLACPGAPIVWGGAPSAFDMRHGTTPMGAVETMMICVGYAQVGKSLGLPVHGYLGLSDAKTPDYQAGLESGIGAVLAALAGIHMVSGPGALDYILTQSLEKLVLDHEACAMALRLARGIARHGEDPVALIAELVDRGEFLSHEHTRAHWREELSVPSAAIDRQTYGDWEASGAKTALDRARAEVERLLSREKPPALPEDRLAALDEVMAAEARRVGWTLPRA, encoded by the coding sequence ATGAGCGCGCGCACTCTCGAAGTGCCGCTGAAGCGGGAGGACGTCCTGCATTTCCTGGGTTATCGGGGGCGGGGTGCGCCCGCGGCCTGGATCGAGGCGGGCCTGGGGCCGGCGATGGAGGACGCGCGCGCGCTGATCGCGCCCCGGGGCGTGAGCGTGTCCCCCCCGGCCGAGGCGGTCCTGGCGCTCGGGCTGCAGCCGCGGGTCGGAGCCCGGTTGGAACTGGGACTGGTGACCGTGGGCCCGGCCCTCGGGAAGCGGGTGGTGGAGCTGCTGGAGCGGGGCGAGCCCACCCGGGCGCTGTTGCTGGATGCCTCCGGGAGCGCGGCGGTGGAGGAGGCTGCGGACGCGCTCGAGGGCACCCTGCACCCGGGGCCGGTCCCGCGGCGCTTCAGCCCCGGCTATGGCGACTGGCCCCTGGAAGCGCAGCGCGGGCTGTTCCCGCTTCTGCCGCACGCGGAGCTGGGGGTGCAACTGCTGCCTTCGTGCCTGATGTCACCGCACAAGTCGATCTCGTTCGCGGTGTGGGTGGGTGGCGAGGAGCCCCGGGGTGTCCCGTCGGAATGCCGCGGCAGCCGCTGCGCGAGTTGTGGATGGACCACGTGTCCGTATCGCCACGACGCGCCGCCGGAAGGGCAGCCCGGGGGGGGAACGGGGGACGAGGACGGAGGAAACGTCATGAGCGAGAGCCTGCGGCCGAAACTCACGCTGTTTCCCGAGGCGGAGCCGGCGCGCATCGTGGAGGAAGGCTGCCGGGTGCTCGAGACGGTCGGCGTGCGGGTGGAGAACGACGCAGGCCGCCGGCTGCTCTCCGGGGCGGGGGCGCGGGAGACGAACGGGCGGCATCACATTCCCGAGACCCTGGTGCGCGCCTCGCTGGCCGGCGCGCCCGGGCGGCTGGCGCTTCACGACGTCCGCGGCGGGCTCGCGTGCGACCTGGGGGGCGACCGGGTCCACTTCGACCCGGGCTCGGCCGCGATCCACGTGCTGGACGCGGGCACCGGGCGCCGGCGAGAGGCCACCACGGCGGACGTGATTCGCCTGGTGCAGCTGGTGGACCGGCTGCCGCTCTACGCGGCGCAGTCCACCGCGCTGCTGCCCTCCGACGTGCCGCGCGAGCTGGGGGACCGCTTCCGGCTGTACCTGGCGCTGCGCCACGGCAGCAAGCCGGTGATCACCGGCACGTTCCTCAAGGACGGCTTCGCCCCGATGCGCGACATGCTGGCGGTGGTGCGCGGTGGCGCGGCGGAACTGGCGGCGCGGCCCCTGGCGGTGTTCGACTGCTGTCCCAGCCCGCCCCTGAAGTGGAGCGACCTCACGTGCCAGTCGCTGCTGGACTGCGCGCGCTCCGGGATCCCCGCGGAGCTGATTTCCATGCCGCTCACCGGCGCCACGTCGCCGGTGACGCTGCGCGAGGCGGTGGTGCAGCACTGCGCGGAGAGTCTGTCCGGAGTGGTGCTGCACCAGCTCGCGTGCCCGGGGGCGCCGATCGTGTGGGGCGGGGCGCCCTCGGCCTTCGACATGCGGCACGGCACCACCCCGATGGGCGCCGTCGAGACGATGATGATCTGCGTGGGCTACGCGCAGGTGGGCAAGAGCCTGGGCTTGCCGGTGCACGGCTACCTGGGGCTCTCCGACGCCAAGACGCCCGACTACCAGGCCGGTCTGGAGAGCGGCATCGGCGCGGTGCTGGCGGCGCTGGCCGGGATCCACATGGTGTCCGGGCCGGGGGCGCTGGACTACATCCTCACCCAGTCGCTGGAGAAGCTGGTGCTGGACCACGAGGCCTGCGCCATGGCGTTGCGCCTGGCGCGCGGCATCGCACGACACGGCGAAGATCCGGTGGCGCTGATCGCGGAGCTCGTGGACCGCGGCGAGTTCCTCTCGCACGAGCACACCCGCGCCCACTGGCGGGAGGAACTGTCGGTGCCCTCGGCGGCGATCGACCGCCAGACCTACGGCGACTGGGAGGCCTCCGGCGCGAAGACCGCCCTGGACCGCGCCCGCGCGGAAGTGGAGCGGCTGCTCTCGAGGGAGAAGCCGCCGGCCCTGCCGGAGGACCGGCTGGCCGCACTGGACGAAGTGATGGCCGCCGAGGCCCGCCGCGTGGGCTGGACCCTCCCGCGAGCCTGA
- a CDS encoding class I SAM-dependent methyltransferase produces MRLGRRRAAGGARVGAVGRRRAPGCPRAAHPGRLGAGVAGARSAPARDQAHHRDPLHLDLVGHRDPPGAGQRRRALRAARRHVPGAAAVRVGRRGEHRRDRAGVPRAGEGGLAVPVPASGPGRGTGDLETAEVSRRPSPPVRDPAREKVYDRGYFERWYRDPRYTVVQRDVLRRRVRLAVAAAEYLLERPIRSVLDVGCGEGAWFPLLRRLRPRVRYVGVDSSEYAVRRFGKRRHLRLGSVGALARLGLRGPFDLVVCSDVLHYVGTPEARRGLKAIARLTRGVAFLELFAKEDQTEGDHAAFQQRPAAAYRRLFREAGMVPLGLHCYAAPGLAQQLTVFERGGPA; encoded by the coding sequence ATGCGGCTGGGCCGTCGCCGCGCTGCTGGCGGTGCTCGCGTGGGCGCCGTCGGACGCCGCCGCGCGCCGGGGTGTCCGCGCGCCGCGCATCCAGGGCGCCTGGGAGCTGGTGTGGCCGGAGCCCGGTCCGCACCAGCGCGAGATCAAGCTCATCACCGCGACCCACTTCACCTGGACCTCGTGGGACACCGGGACCCGCCAGGTGCTGGGCAGCGGCGGCGGGCCCTACGTGCTGCACGGCGACACGTACCAGGAGCAGCTGCTGTTCGCGTCGGGCGGCGCGGAGAGCATCGCCGGGACCGTGCAGGCGTTCCACGTGCAGGTGAAGGGGGACTCGCTGTTCCAGTTCCGGCCTCCGGGCCAGGGCGAGGGACGGGAGATCTGGAGACGGCTGAGGTGAGCCGGCGGCCGTCGCCGCCCGTGCGGGATCCCGCGCGTGAGAAGGTCTACGACCGGGGCTACTTCGAGCGCTGGTACCGCGACCCGCGCTACACGGTGGTGCAGCGGGACGTGCTGCGGCGGCGCGTGCGGCTCGCGGTGGCCGCCGCCGAGTACCTGCTGGAGCGGCCCATCCGCTCGGTGCTGGACGTGGGCTGCGGGGAGGGAGCGTGGTTTCCGCTCCTGCGACGCCTGAGGCCGCGCGTGCGCTACGTGGGGGTGGACTCCAGCGAGTACGCCGTGCGGCGCTTCGGGAAGCGGCGCCACCTGCGCCTGGGCAGCGTGGGCGCCCTGGCCCGGCTCGGCCTGCGCGGTCCGTTCGACCTGGTGGTGTGCTCGGACGTGCTGCACTACGTGGGAACGCCGGAGGCGCGCCGGGGCCTCAAGGCCATCGCCCGGCTGACGCGGGGCGTGGCGTTCCTGGAGCTCTTCGCGAAGGAGGACCAGACCGAGGGCGACCATGCCGCGTTCCAGCAGCGCCCGGCCGCCGCCTACCGCCGGCTCTTCCGGGAGGCGGGGATGGTGCCCCTGGGGCTCCACTGCTACGCGGCGCCCGGTCTGGCGCAGCAGCTCACGGTGTTCGAGCGCGGCGGACCGGCCTGA